In Spirochaetaceae bacterium, a genomic segment contains:
- the htpG gene encoding molecular chaperone HtpG, whose translation MAKKQFKAEVDRLLKLIIHSLYSNNEIFLRELISNASDAIDKMKFLTLTNEQFKTDSFAGQIDISLDTDAATITITDNGIGMNSDDLEENLGKIAHSGSSEFLAALEAGAKKDSNIIGQFGVGFYSVFMVSNNVTVISRKAGELEAHSWQSDGESGYTLSKAERDNHGTTIIIKLNDENKEFAHNYKIEELIERYSNHIAFPIFLHYTEKPFAKEGEEPKEEAVDKQINSAKALWQLSKSQLKAEDYNEFYHTICHDSENPLFYSHTRAEGNLDYTTLFYIPAKAPFDLFQANYKAGVKLYVKRVFITDDEKELLPVWLRFVRGIIDSEDLPLNVSREILQKNKILESIRTASVKKLLSEFKKLSESEPEKFKTFIENYNKVLKEGLYIDFAYRPEILEVVRFKSTADTSEWTSLAAYKERMPQEQKNIYYITGEKENVVRANPLLAAYKEKGIEVLLLSDQVDEFVMPMLGQYEGLNFKAINSGEEDELFKDNKIEETAENKELADKLKEALGDKVEAVKLSSRLSDLPAVIVSGSNGVNLQMAQMFKMMGQEAPEGKPILEVNPNHALIKSLMSLSGDEVKDYANILLDSAYLAEGVLPKEPANFAATIFKLLKQPS comes from the coding sequence ATGGCCAAAAAGCAATTTAAAGCCGAAGTAGACAGGCTGCTCAAACTTATTATTCATTCGCTGTACAGCAATAACGAAATTTTCCTGCGTGAGCTTATCAGCAACGCCAGTGACGCTATCGATAAAATGAAGTTTTTAACTTTAACTAACGAACAATTTAAAACCGATAGTTTTGCCGGCCAAATCGATATTAGTTTAGATACCGATGCCGCCACCATTACCATCACCGATAACGGTATTGGCATGAATAGCGATGACCTAGAGGAAAATTTGGGCAAAATTGCCCACAGCGGTAGCAGCGAGTTTTTAGCAGCGTTGGAAGCCGGTGCCAAAAAAGATAGCAACATTATCGGCCAATTTGGCGTAGGCTTTTACAGCGTTTTTATGGTAAGTAACAATGTTACCGTAATTAGCCGTAAAGCCGGCGAGCTGGAAGCTCACAGCTGGCAAAGCGATGGCGAAAGCGGCTATACCCTCAGCAAGGCCGAGCGCGATAATCATGGCACCACTATCATTATTAAATTAAATGATGAAAATAAAGAATTTGCTCATAATTATAAAATTGAAGAGCTTATTGAAAGATACAGTAACCACATTGCTTTCCCCATCTTTTTGCATTACACCGAAAAACCCTTTGCTAAAGAGGGCGAAGAGCCCAAAGAAGAAGCCGTAGATAAACAAATTAACAGTGCAAAGGCCCTGTGGCAACTTAGCAAAAGCCAACTTAAGGCTGAAGATTACAACGAGTTTTATCACACCATCTGCCATGATAGCGAAAATCCACTTTTTTACAGCCATACACGGGCCGAAGGCAACCTTGATTACACAACCCTCTTTTATATCCCCGCTAAAGCGCCGTTCGATTTGTTTCAGGCCAACTACAAAGCCGGTGTCAAACTTTATGTAAAGCGCGTCTTTATTACCGATGACGAAAAAGAGTTACTCCCCGTGTGGCTACGTTTTGTGCGCGGTATTATTGATAGCGAAGACCTCCCTCTTAACGTTAGCCGTGAAATTTTACAGAAAAATAAAATTTTAGAGAGTATCCGTACCGCCAGCGTCAAAAAATTATTAAGCGAATTTAAAAAACTAAGCGAGAGCGAACCTGAGAAATTTAAAACTTTTATCGAAAATTATAACAAGGTGCTTAAAGAGGGCTTGTACATCGATTTTGCCTACCGCCCCGAAATCCTTGAGGTCGTGCGTTTTAAAAGCACCGCCGATACCAGCGAATGGACCAGTTTAGCCGCCTACAAAGAACGTATGCCGCAGGAACAAAAAAACATTTACTATATTACCGGTGAAAAGGAAAATGTGGTGCGTGCCAATCCCCTATTGGCGGCTTATAAAGAGAAAGGCATTGAGGTATTGCTGTTAAGCGACCAAGTAGACGAATTTGTTATGCCTATGCTGGGTCAGTACGAAGGGTTAAACTTTAAAGCCATTAACAGCGGTGAAGAAGATGAACTTTTTAAAGATAATAAAATAGAAGAAACCGCCGAGAACAAAGAGCTTGCCGATAAACTTAAAGAGGCGCTAGGCGATAAAGTAGAGGCCGTGAAACTTTCCAGCCGTTTAAGCGATTTACCGGCGGTAATTGTCAGCGGCAGTAACGGCGTAAATTTGCAGATGGCGCAAATGTTTAAGATGATGGGTCAAGAAGCGCCGGAAGGTAAACCAATCCTCGAGGTGAACCCAAACCATGCTTTAATTAAATCTTTAATGAGTTTAAGTGGTGATGAGGTAAAAGACTACGCTAATATTTTATTAGATAGCGCTTACCTTGCCGAAGGCGTACTGCCCAAAGAGCCGGCTAACTTTGCGGCCACCATCTTTAAATTATTAAAACAACCTAGTTAG